From Sphingomonas bisphenolicum, one genomic window encodes:
- a CDS encoding DUF5818 domain-containing protein, producing MTQIGAGVNETGRLLRDDAGFLLQRDLGGSYRLVLLRVPIDHVEKRVRVQGYYAGDGIVEAEGVAAA from the coding sequence ATGACACAGATTGGCGCTGGCGTGAATGAAACCGGCAGATTGCTGCGCGACGACGCCGGTTTTCTGCTTCAGCGTGATCTGGGCGGCAGCTATCGCCTCGTCCTGTTGCGCGTACCTATCGATCATGTGGAAAAGCGGGTGCGCGTACAGGGCTATTATGCCGGGGACGGCATCGTCGAGGCGGAGGGCGTGGCTGCGGCCTGA
- a CDS encoding ferritin-like domain-containing protein, with product MSNNHAISKLDDLITTLIDSVKGYEHSAGKVKSDAFQTLFRDLAAERAKAVDLLQARSRALGGKPNGFGSVAGTVHRRMEDIFVALGGGDKAVIQAIDRGEDYLREEFERVLKDEAIDAETQDVVRRAHDSVVHGHLVVNGLKDQLATA from the coding sequence ATGTCGAACAATCATGCCATCAGCAAGCTGGACGACCTGATCACCACCCTGATCGATAGCGTGAAAGGCTATGAACATAGTGCCGGCAAGGTGAAATCGGACGCGTTCCAGACCCTGTTCCGCGATCTGGCAGCCGAGCGCGCCAAGGCGGTCGACCTGCTACAGGCGCGCAGCCGGGCGCTGGGGGGCAAGCCCAATGGCTTCGGCTCCGTCGCCGGCACCGTGCATCGGCGGATGGAGGACATCTTCGTTGCGCTGGGCGGCGGCGACAAGGCGGTGATCCAGGCGATCGACCGTGGCGAGGATTATCTGCGCGAAGAGTTTGAGCGCGTGCTCAAGGACGAGGCGATCGACGCGGAGACGCAGGATGTCGTGCGCCGCGCTCATGACTCGGTGGTGCATGGCCATCTGGTGGTGAACGGGCTCAAGGACCAGCTCGCCACGGCTTAA
- a CDS encoding CBU_0592 family membrane protein — MALFVEIIGWTGALLVLAAYVGVSTGRLSGGSATFQWLNAVGATLFVLNTWWHGAFPSMVLNIIWSVVGFVTLWRIGRRRMSRS; from the coding sequence GTGGCGCTGTTCGTGGAAATCATCGGCTGGACCGGCGCGCTGCTGGTGCTGGCCGCCTATGTCGGCGTGTCGACCGGGCGACTGTCGGGCGGATCGGCGACCTTCCAGTGGCTGAATGCGGTCGGCGCCACCCTGTTCGTCCTCAACACCTGGTGGCATGGCGCCTTTCCATCGATGGTGCTCAACATCATCTGGAGCGTCGTCGGCTTCGTCACCCTATGGCGCATCGGACGCCGGAGAATGTCCCGCTCATGA
- a CDS encoding 2-hydroxyacid dehydrogenase, which yields MAKKQRPAKPRVIVTRRLPPNVEARMAELFDASFNVGDVAMNRTDLARAMAQCDVLVPCISDQIDAALLAAAPERLQLIASFGSGVDHIDLPAARAKGIIVTNTPGVLTEDTADMTMALILSVPRRLAEGEKLVRSGEWRGWSPSGMLGHRIGGKKLGIIGMGRIGRAVARRARAFGLSIAYHNRHRLPFEVEQELEAEWHGDLDGLLRASDIISIHCPLNADSRGVIDARRIALMPPHAYFINTSRAEITDEQALIAALDEGRIAGAGFDVYTHEPAVDPRLLALANVVLLPHMGSATFEGRDATGARVIANIRTWVDGHRPPNQVLEGWV from the coding sequence ATGGCCAAGAAGCAGCGTCCCGCAAAGCCGCGCGTCATCGTCACGCGCCGCCTGCCGCCCAATGTGGAGGCGCGCATGGCCGAATTGTTCGACGCCAGCTTCAATGTCGGCGATGTCGCGATGAACCGCACCGATCTCGCCCGCGCCATGGCCCAGTGCGACGTGCTGGTGCCCTGCATCAGCGACCAGATCGACGCCGCGCTGCTGGCTGCCGCGCCGGAACGGCTGCAACTGATCGCCAGCTTCGGCAGCGGGGTCGATCATATCGACCTGCCGGCCGCGCGGGCGAAGGGGATCATCGTCACCAATACGCCCGGCGTCCTGACCGAGGACACGGCCGACATGACGATGGCGCTGATCCTGTCGGTGCCGCGCCGCCTGGCCGAAGGCGAGAAGCTGGTCCGATCGGGTGAATGGCGCGGCTGGAGCCCGTCGGGAATGCTGGGCCACCGCATCGGCGGCAAGAAGCTGGGCATCATCGGCATGGGCCGGATCGGTCGCGCCGTCGCCCGCCGCGCCCGCGCCTTCGGCCTGTCGATCGCCTATCACAACCGCCATCGCCTGCCCTTCGAAGTGGAGCAGGAGCTGGAGGCGGAATGGCATGGCGATCTGGATGGGCTGCTGAGGGCGAGCGACATAATATCGATCCATTGCCCGCTCAACGCCGACAGCCGCGGCGTGATCGACGCGCGGCGGATCGCGCTGATGCCGCCGCACGCCTATTTCATCAACACCTCGCGCGCGGAAATCACCGACGAACAGGCGCTGATCGCGGCGCTGGACGAAGGGCGGATCGCCGGCGCGGGCTTCGACGTCTACACCCATGAGCCGGCGGTCGATCCGCGGCTGCTGGCGCTGGCCAACGTCGTGCTGCTGCCGCATATGGGCTCCGCGACCTTCGAGGGCCGCGATGCGACAGGCGCGCGGGTGATTGCCAACATCCGCACCTGGGTCGATGGCCATCGACCGCCCAACCAGGTGCTGGAAGGCTGGGTCTGA
- a CDS encoding cyclase family protein, which produces MTRFIDLSHAIEHGMQTYKGVAAPHICDYWTREQSRATYADGSAFQMGRIDMVSNTGTYLDAPFHRFEEGDDLSMLALERLASLPAITVRRPFEKVGLATDAADLDGIDVAGRAVLVHTGWDRHWRMPTYFEEHPFLTEAAARLLAERGAKLVGIDSHNIDDTRPGTGRPVHRELLGAGVPICEHMTNLGALPEDGFAFTAVPPKVMGMGTFPVRAFASL; this is translated from the coding sequence ATGACCCGCTTCATCGACCTCAGCCATGCTATCGAACATGGGATGCAGACCTATAAGGGCGTCGCCGCGCCGCATATCTGCGATTATTGGACCCGCGAACAGTCGCGCGCCACCTATGCCGATGGTAGCGCCTTCCAGATGGGGCGGATCGATATGGTGTCTAACACGGGAACCTATCTGGATGCGCCCTTCCATCGGTTTGAGGAGGGCGACGACTTGTCGATGCTGGCGCTGGAGCGGCTGGCGAGCCTGCCCGCGATCACCGTGCGAAGGCCGTTCGAAAAGGTGGGGCTGGCGACCGACGCGGCCGATCTGGACGGGATCGATGTGGCGGGACGGGCGGTGCTGGTCCACACTGGCTGGGACCGGCACTGGCGCATGCCGACCTATTTCGAGGAGCATCCCTTCCTGACCGAGGCGGCGGCGCGGCTGTTGGCGGAGCGCGGCGCGAAGCTGGTGGGTATCGACAGCCATAATATCGACGATACCCGCCCCGGCACCGGCCGCCCGGTGCATCGCGAACTGCTGGGCGCAGGCGTGCCGATCTGTGAGCATATGACCAATCTCGGCGCGCTGCCGGAGGATGGCTTCGCCTTTACCGCCGTGCCGCCCAAGGTGATGGGCATGGGGACGTTTCCGGTGCGGGCCTTTGCTTCCTTATAG
- a CDS encoding YgzB family protein, which yields MDTCLLPAGSALIAINPQYYQGRKTPCPDCGGMQWIVGRVVAECAYCDTPLPLAASQHRTWLGGFS from the coding sequence ATGGACACATGTCTTTTGCCAGCCGGATCGGCACTTATTGCTATCAATCCGCAATATTATCAGGGCCGAAAAACGCCCTGCCCCGACTGTGGCGGCATGCAGTGGATCGTCGGTCGCGTCGTCGCGGAATGCGCTTATTGCGACACGCCCCTGCCCCTTGCTGCATCGCAGCATCGCACATGGCTCGGCGGCTTTTCCTGA
- the acnA gene encoding aconitate hydratase AcnA, with product MTAIGQDTLGTRDTLSVDGKDIAYYSLKKAAAKLGDVSRLPFSMKVLLENLLRFEDGVTVTTADIQAIVDWQNDKGKAEREIQYRPARVLLQDFTGVPCVVDLAAMRDAMNALGADASKINPQVPVHLVIDHSVMVDEFGTPKAFEQNVEIEYQRNMERYDFLKWGSKSLANFYAVPPGTGICHQVNLENIAQAVWSSVDVDGTTVAYPDTCVGTDSHTTMINGLGVLGWGVGGIEAEAAMLGQPVSMLIPEVVGFKFTGNLREGVTATDLVLTCTQMLRARGVVGRFVEYFGPGLATLSLADRATLANMAPEYGATCGFFGIDDKTLDYMRLTGRTDENIALVEAYAKEQGFWIDPAIEPVFTDTLELDLSTVVPSLAGPKRPQDRVALPDVDDVFNADLVNTYKKTQQRVPVDGKDFDIGDGDVTIAAITSCTNTSNPSVMIAAGLVAKKANELGLKPKPWVKTSLAPGSQVVTDYFNKAGLQEHLDAIGFNLVGYGCTTCIGNSGPLAEPISRAINENGLVAAAVISGNRNFEGRVSPDVRANFLASPPLVVAYALKGTVIEDFLTTPIGQGASGRDVYLRDIWPTNDEVASTIAGCMDRPMFQARYANVYKGDEHWQAIDVTGSDTYKWRAGSTYVANPPYFEGLTMTPAPVTDIIEAKPLAIFGDSITTDHISPAGSIKATSPAGKWLSEHQVAQADYNSYGSRRGHHEVMMRGTFANIRIKNLMLDGVEGGMTRYDGDVMPIYDAAMKHKADGTPLVVIGGKEYGTGSSRDWAAKGTNLLGVRSVIVESFERIHRSNLVGMGVLPLQFKNGENKDLFGFTGDETFTIQNVAGLKPRQDVDVIVKRADGSTFTFTALCRIDTVNELEYFLNGGILQYVLRKLAA from the coding sequence ATGACCGCCATCGGACAGGATACTCTGGGCACCCGCGACACGCTGAGCGTCGACGGCAAGGACATTGCCTATTATTCGCTCAAGAAAGCGGCGGCCAAGCTTGGAGATGTGTCGCGCCTCCCTTTTTCGATGAAGGTGCTGCTGGAGAATCTGCTCCGTTTCGAGGATGGGGTCACCGTCACCACCGCCGACATTCAGGCGATCGTCGACTGGCAGAATGACAAGGGCAAGGCCGAGCGTGAGATCCAATATCGTCCGGCGCGGGTGCTGCTGCAGGACTTCACGGGCGTTCCCTGTGTGGTTGACCTCGCCGCGATGCGCGACGCCATGAACGCGCTGGGCGCGGATGCGAGCAAGATCAACCCGCAGGTGCCCGTCCATCTGGTCATCGACCATAGCGTCATGGTCGACGAGTTCGGCACGCCCAAGGCGTTCGAGCAGAATGTGGAAATCGAATATCAGCGCAATATGGAGCGCTACGACTTTCTGAAGTGGGGCAGCAAGAGCCTGGCCAACTTCTATGCCGTGCCGCCCGGCACCGGCATCTGCCATCAGGTCAATCTGGAGAATATCGCGCAGGCCGTATGGTCCTCGGTCGATGTCGACGGTACCACCGTCGCCTATCCCGACACCTGCGTCGGCACCGACAGCCACACCACGATGATCAACGGCCTGGGCGTGCTGGGCTGGGGCGTGGGCGGCATCGAGGCGGAAGCGGCGATGCTGGGCCAGCCCGTTTCCATGCTGATCCCCGAAGTCGTCGGCTTCAAATTCACCGGCAATCTGAGGGAAGGCGTGACCGCCACCGATCTTGTCCTGACCTGCACCCAGATGCTGCGTGCGCGCGGCGTCGTCGGTCGCTTCGTGGAATATTTCGGTCCCGGCCTTGCCACCCTGTCGCTCGCCGATCGTGCGACGCTGGCCAATATGGCGCCGGAATATGGCGCGACTTGCGGCTTCTTCGGTATCGACGACAAAACGCTGGATTATATGCGCCTGACCGGCCGCACCGACGAAAATATCGCGCTGGTCGAAGCCTATGCCAAGGAGCAGGGCTTCTGGATCGATCCGGCCATCGAACCGGTCTTCACCGACACGCTGGAATTGGACCTCTCCACGGTCGTCCCCAGCCTTGCCGGCCCCAAGCGCCCGCAGGACCGCGTCGCTCTGCCGGACGTGGATGACGTGTTCAACGCCGATCTGGTCAACACCTACAAGAAGACGCAGCAGCGCGTACCGGTCGATGGCAAGGATTTCGACATTGGCGATGGCGACGTCACCATTGCAGCTATCACCAGCTGCACCAACACGTCGAACCCCAGCGTCATGATCGCTGCCGGCCTGGTCGCCAAGAAGGCGAACGAACTGGGCCTCAAGCCCAAGCCCTGGGTCAAGACGTCGCTCGCCCCCGGTTCGCAGGTCGTCACGGACTATTTCAACAAGGCTGGCCTTCAGGAGCATCTGGACGCGATCGGCTTCAACCTCGTCGGTTATGGCTGCACCACCTGCATCGGCAATAGCGGCCCGCTGGCTGAACCGATCAGCAGGGCGATCAATGAAAACGGCCTGGTGGCCGCCGCCGTCATCTCCGGCAACCGCAACTTCGAAGGCCGCGTGTCGCCCGACGTGCGCGCCAACTTCCTCGCCAGCCCGCCGCTGGTGGTTGCCTACGCTCTCAAGGGGACGGTGATCGAGGATTTCCTGACTACGCCGATCGGTCAGGGCGCCAGCGGTCGGGATGTGTATCTCAGGGATATCTGGCCGACCAATGATGAGGTCGCATCGACCATCGCAGGCTGTATGGATCGTCCGATGTTCCAGGCGCGCTATGCCAATGTCTACAAGGGCGACGAACATTGGCAGGCGATCGACGTTACCGGCAGCGATACCTACAAATGGCGCGCCGGTTCGACCTATGTCGCCAACCCGCCCTATTTCGAAGGGCTGACCATGACTCCGGCGCCGGTCACCGACATCATCGAAGCAAAGCCGCTGGCGATCTTCGGCGATTCCATCACGACCGACCACATCTCGCCGGCCGGATCAATCAAGGCGACCTCGCCCGCGGGCAAGTGGCTGAGCGAGCATCAGGTCGCGCAGGCCGACTATAACAGCTATGGTTCGCGGCGCGGCCATCATGAGGTCATGATGCGCGGCACCTTCGCCAATATCCGCATCAAGAATCTGATGCTGGACGGCGTCGAGGGCGGCATGACCCGCTATGACGGCGACGTCATGCCGATCTACGACGCGGCGATGAAGCACAAGGCCGACGGCACCCCGCTCGTGGTCATCGGCGGCAAGGAATATGGCACCGGATCGTCGCGTGACTGGGCGGCCAAGGGCACGAACCTGCTGGGCGTCCGCTCGGTGATCGTCGAAAGCTTTGAGCGTATCCACCGTTCGAACCTGGTCGGCATGGGCGTGCTGCCGCTGCAGTTCAAGAATGGCGAGAACAAGGACCTATTCGGTTTCACCGGCGATGAAACCTTCACCATCCAGAATGTCGCGGGTTTGAAGCCCCGCCAGGACGTGGACGTGATCGTGAAGCGCGCCGACGGCTCGACCTTCACCTTCACCGCGTTGTGCCGGATCGATACCGTCAACGAACTGGAATATTTCCTGAACGGCGGCATCCTCCAATATGTGCTGCGCAAGCTGGCCGCTTGA
- a CDS encoding SH3 domain-containing protein, producing MKRLLLGAALVAALTVTGAALAGPSKPVPYWASLSQDEARMRVGPSLDYPSNWIYRRRDLPVKVVQVLGLWRKVEDPDGAQGWMHVRLLSDTPTAIVRSEVAPLRESPRDGARALFRAERGVVGRLGDCSGGWCNFDAKGQRGYVKASDVWGATGS from the coding sequence ATGAAGCGTCTTTTGCTGGGCGCCGCTTTGGTCGCGGCCTTGACGGTAACGGGCGCGGCGCTGGCCGGGCCGAGCAAGCCGGTCCCCTATTGGGCGTCGCTGTCGCAGGACGAAGCGCGGATGCGCGTCGGGCCGAGCCTGGATTACCCGTCCAACTGGATCTACCGCCGCCGCGACCTGCCGGTGAAGGTGGTGCAGGTGCTGGGCCTGTGGCGCAAAGTGGAAGACCCCGACGGCGCGCAGGGCTGGATGCATGTCCGCCTGCTGAGCGATACGCCGACCGCGATCGTCCGGTCCGAAGTCGCGCCGCTGCGCGAATCGCCGCGCGATGGCGCGCGGGCGCTGTTCCGGGCGGAACGCGGCGTGGTCGGGCGGCTGGGCGATTGTTCGGGCGGCTGGTGCAATTTCGACGCCAAGGGCCAGCGCGGCTATGTGAAGGCCAGCGATGTGTGGGGCGCTACCGGTAGCTAG
- a CDS encoding DUF885 domain-containing protein produces the protein MRKFLSLMLTLAAPALAQAQTPHDDLAKVMDDHWRWYLSTHPVEATARGVRDYDDRIYDISLAARDGQIRAERGFVARLEGVPAEQLDAADKVNRDVLLWMLRDDIEGDTHPAERLMLFTTYYGWHQGFSGMADALPFYNRADYDSYLKRLALYPKQNGDALAITRQAIKGGYVQPCSVLQNYADTISGIVAGKPEETRFFEPFKRARPRDLSEADWSAMQARAVTVIRDVITPEYRKWHDLVVQEYLPHCRKSDSASALPGGPAWYAARVKAHTTTDLTPDQIHEIGLEEVARIGKRMDEIAVKAGYPSRAAYIRHLRTDPSYYAKTPEELLRVAARQAKTIDGLLPRYFGTLPRLPYGLKAIPAAEAEGTTTAYYGPGAPESGISGTYWVNTSKLDQRPFWELPALTAHEAVPGHHNQIALQQELPLPPFRKYLAGFTAYVEGWALYTEYLGEEMGLYDTPEKMMGRLSYEMWRACRLVVDTGIHAKGWDKARAVAFMKTNSALSDANIDAEVNRYISWPGQALGYKLGEIRIRELRAKAEAALGPKFDLRRFHDAVLAQGAVPLTVLESQIDGWIATEKAKA, from the coding sequence ATGCGCAAGTTTCTATCTCTGATGCTCACCCTCGCCGCGCCCGCTCTGGCGCAGGCGCAAACGCCCCATGACGACCTTGCAAAGGTCATGGACGACCATTGGCGCTGGTATCTGTCCACCCATCCGGTCGAGGCAACCGCGCGCGGCGTGCGCGATTATGACGATCGCATCTATGATATCTCGCTCGCGGCGCGGGATGGGCAGATCAGGGCGGAACGCGGCTTCGTCGCCCGATTGGAAGGTGTACCCGCCGAGCAACTGGATGCAGCCGATAAAGTCAATCGAGACGTACTGCTATGGATGTTGCGCGATGATATCGAAGGCGACACGCATCCCGCAGAGCGGCTGATGCTCTTCACCACCTATTATGGCTGGCATCAGGGCTTTTCCGGCATGGCGGACGCCCTGCCTTTCTACAATCGCGCCGATTATGACAGCTATCTCAAGCGTTTGGCGCTCTATCCCAAGCAGAATGGCGACGCCTTGGCCATTACGCGGCAGGCGATCAAGGGCGGCTATGTTCAGCCCTGTTCGGTGCTGCAAAATTATGCGGACACGATCAGCGGCATCGTCGCGGGCAAGCCGGAGGAGACGCGCTTTTTCGAGCCGTTCAAGCGCGCCAGGCCGCGCGACCTGAGCGAGGCCGACTGGAGCGCGATGCAGGCGAGGGCGGTGACGGTCATCCGCGACGTCATCACGCCCGAATACCGCAAATGGCATGATCTGGTCGTGCAGGAATATTTGCCCCATTGCCGCAAGAGCGACAGCGCGTCGGCGCTGCCGGGTGGGCCGGCCTGGTATGCGGCCCGTGTGAAGGCGCATACGACGACCGATCTGACGCCGGATCAGATTCACGAGATCGGGCTGGAAGAAGTAGCGCGGATCGGCAAACGAATGGACGAGATCGCGGTCAAGGCCGGCTATCCCAGCCGCGCCGCCTATATCCGGCACCTGCGGACCGATCCCAGCTATTATGCCAAGACGCCGGAAGAGTTGCTGCGCGTCGCGGCGCGGCAGGCCAAGACGATCGACGGCCTGCTGCCGCGCTATTTCGGCACGCTGCCACGTCTGCCCTATGGGCTTAAAGCCATCCCTGCGGCGGAGGCGGAAGGCACGACCACCGCTTATTACGGCCCCGGCGCGCCGGAGAGCGGCATTTCCGGCACCTATTGGGTCAATACGTCGAAGCTGGACCAGCGGCCTTTCTGGGAACTGCCTGCCCTGACCGCGCATGAGGCGGTGCCGGGCCATCACAACCAGATCGCGTTGCAGCAGGAATTACCGCTGCCGCCTTTCCGCAAATATCTCGCCGGTTTCACAGCCTATGTGGAGGGCTGGGCGCTCTACACCGAATATCTGGGCGAGGAGATGGGCCTGTACGACACGCCCGAGAAGATGATGGGACGCCTGTCCTACGAGATGTGGCGTGCGTGCCGGCTTGTGGTGGATACCGGCATCCACGCCAAGGGTTGGGACAAGGCCAGGGCGGTCGCGTTCATGAAGACCAACAGCGCCTTGTCCGACGCGAATATCGATGCAGAGGTCAATCGCTATATCAGCTGGCCGGGGCAGGCGCTGGGCTACAAGCTGGGCGAGATCAGGATTCGCGAATTGCGGGCTAAGGCGGAGGCGGCGCTGGGGCCGAAATTCGACCTGCGCCGCTTCCATGACGCGGTGCTGGCGCAGGGCGCGGTGCCGCTGACCGTGCTGGAAAGCCAGATTGACGGATGGATCGCGACGGAAAAGGCCAAAGCATAG
- a CDS encoding bifunctional aconitate hydratase 2/2-methylisocitrate dehydratase: protein MSIYLDYLAEIDSRKTQGLAPKPIDDGALVKEIIGLIQDIGSEYRADALKFFIYNTLPGTTSAAAVKAAFLKQIVQGQAIVPEITVAFAFELLSHMKGGPSIAVLLDIALGDDAKLAVQAGEVLKTQFFLYDADMFRLRDAYAAGNAVAKDVLESYAKAEFFTKLPDVEDEIKVVTFIAGEGDISTDLLSPGNQAHSRSDRELHGLCMMTPEAQQQIVALKAQHPDKRVMLIAEKGTMGVGSSRMSGVNNVALWAGKQQSPYVPFVNYAPVVAGTNGISPIFATTVDVTGGIGLNLKNWVKMTGPDGKAILNNDGNPVLEEAFSVATGTVLKIDVKNKKLTDEAGKELADVAAAFTPQKMEFMKAGSSYAIVFGKKLQTFAAETLGVEAPAVFAPNKEISVEGQGLTAVEKIFNRNAVGVAPGKLLHAGSDVRVTVNIVGSQDTTGLMTAQELEAMAATVISPLVDGAYQSGCHTASVWDKKAQANIPKLMSFMNNFGLITARDPKGVYHAMTDVIHKVLNDITVDDWAIIIGGDSHTRMSKGVAFGADSGTVALALATGEATMPIPQSVKVTFKGKMQPYMDFRDVVHATQAQMLHQFGGENVFQGRIIEVHIGTLLADQAFTFTDWTAEMKAKASICISEDATLIESLEIAKSRIQIMIDKGMENAACTLKGLIALADKRIAEIRSGEKPALTPDANAKYFAEVVVDLDLIDEPMIADPDVNNADVSKRYTHDTIRPVSYYGGTKKVDLGFIGSCMVHKGDMKILAQMLKNIEATQGKVEFKAPLVVAPPTYNIVDELKAEGDWDVLKKYAGFEFDDVAPKTAARTEYENMLYLERPGCNLCMGNQEKAAKGDTVLATSTRLFQGRVVEDTANKKGESLLASTPVVVLSTILGRTPNMDEYKSAVTGIDLTKFAPSAAH, encoded by the coding sequence ATGAGCATTTACCTGGATTATCTGGCCGAAATCGACAGCCGAAAGACTCAGGGACTTGCGCCCAAGCCGATCGACGACGGCGCGCTCGTCAAAGAGATTATCGGCCTGATCCAGGATATAGGCAGCGAATATCGCGCCGACGCGCTGAAATTCTTCATCTACAACACGCTGCCCGGCACCACGAGCGCGGCGGCCGTCAAGGCGGCGTTCCTCAAGCAGATCGTCCAGGGACAGGCGATCGTCCCGGAAATCACGGTGGCGTTCGCCTTTGAACTGCTCAGCCACATGAAGGGTGGCCCCTCGATCGCCGTGCTGCTCGACATCGCGCTGGGGGATGACGCCAAGCTCGCCGTTCAGGCCGGCGAGGTGCTCAAGACCCAATTCTTCCTGTATGACGCCGACATGTTCCGCTTGCGCGACGCCTATGCGGCGGGCAACGCCGTAGCGAAGGACGTGCTGGAAAGCTACGCCAAGGCCGAATTCTTCACCAAACTCCCCGATGTCGAGGACGAGATCAAGGTCGTGACCTTCATCGCGGGCGAAGGGGATATCTCGACCGATCTTCTGTCGCCGGGCAACCAGGCGCATTCGCGGTCCGACCGTGAGTTGCACGGCCTGTGCATGATGACGCCGGAGGCGCAGCAGCAGATCGTGGCGTTGAAGGCCCAGCATCCCGACAAGCGCGTGATGCTGATCGCCGAAAAGGGCACGATGGGCGTGGGGTCGTCGCGCATGTCGGGCGTCAACAATGTGGCGCTGTGGGCCGGCAAGCAGCAGAGCCCCTATGTGCCCTTCGTCAACTATGCGCCGGTCGTCGCGGGCACCAACGGCATTTCGCCGATCTTCGCGACCACGGTGGACGTGACCGGGGGCATTGGCCTCAATCTGAAGAACTGGGTCAAGATGACCGGCCCGGACGGCAAGGCGATCCTGAACAATGATGGCAATCCGGTGCTGGAAGAGGCCTTCTCGGTCGCGACCGGTACGGTGCTGAAGATCGACGTCAAGAACAAGAAGCTGACCGATGAGGCCGGCAAGGAACTGGCCGACGTCGCCGCCGCGTTCACGCCGCAGAAGATGGAATTCATGAAGGCGGGCAGCAGCTACGCCATCGTCTTCGGCAAGAAGCTCCAGACCTTTGCCGCCGAGACGCTGGGCGTCGAAGCGCCGGCGGTCTTCGCGCCGAACAAGGAAATCTCGGTCGAGGGCCAGGGCCTGACCGCGGTGGAGAAAATCTTCAACCGCAATGCCGTCGGCGTCGCACCGGGCAAGCTGCTGCACGCCGGTTCGGACGTGCGCGTCACCGTGAACATCGTCGGTTCGCAGGACACCACAGGTCTGATGACCGCGCAGGAACTGGAAGCGATGGCGGCCACCGTCATCTCGCCGCTGGTCGACGGCGCATATCAGTCGGGCTGCCACACGGCATCGGTCTGGGACAAGAAGGCGCAGGCCAACATTCCCAAGCTGATGAGCTTCATGAACAATTTCGGCCTCATCACCGCGCGCGACCCCAAGGGCGTCTATCATGCGATGACCGACGTCATCCACAAGGTGCTGAACGACATCACCGTGGACGACTGGGCGATCATCATCGGCGGCGACAGCCATACCCGTATGTCGAAGGGCGTGGCGTTCGGCGCGGACTCCGGCACGGTGGCGCTCGCGCTGGCCACCGGCGAAGCGACCATGCCGATACCGCAGTCGGTCAAGGTCACGTTCAAGGGCAAGATGCAGCCCTATATGGATTTCCGCGACGTCGTCCACGCGACGCAGGCGCAGATGCTGCACCAGTTCGGCGGCGAGAATGTGTTCCAGGGCCGCATCATCGAAGTCCATATCGGCACACTGCTGGCCGACCAGGCCTTCACCTTCACCGACTGGACGGCCGAAATGAAGGCCAAGGCGTCGATCTGCATTTCCGAAGACGCGACTCTGATCGAGTCGCTGGAAATCGCCAAGTCGCGCATCCAGATCATGATCGACAAGGGCATGGAAAATGCGGCCTGCACCCTGAAGGGCCTGATCGCCTTGGCTGACAAGCGCATCGCCGAAATCCGCTCGGGCGAGAAGCCCGCGTTGACGCCGGACGCCAATGCGAAATATTTCGCCGAAGTCGTGGTCGATCTGGATCTGATCGACGAACCGATGATCGCCGACCCGGACGTCAACAATGCCGATGTGTCGAAGCGGTATACCCACGACACGATCCGCCCCGTCTCCTATTATGGCGGCACGAAGAAGGTCGACCTGGGCTTCATCGGGTCGTGCATGGTGCATAAAGGCGACATGAAGATCCTGGCGCAGATGTTGAAGAATATCGAAGCGACGCAGGGCAAGGTCGAGTTCAAGGCGCCGCTGGTCGTCGCCCCGCCGACCTATAATATCGTCGACGAGCTCAAGGCCGAAGGCGATTGGGACGTGCTCAAGAAATATGCCGGATTCGAATTCGACGACGTGGCGCCCAAGACCGCCGCGCGCACCGAATATGAGAATATGCTGTATCTGGAGCGTCCGGGCTGCAACCTGTGCATGGGCAATCAGGAAAAGGCCGCGAAGGGCGATACCGTCCTCGCCACTTCGACCCGCCTGTTCCAGGGCCGCGTCGTGGAAGACACCGCCAACAAGAAGGGGGAATCGCTGCTCGCCTCGACCCCGGTCGTGGTACTGTCGACCATCCTGGGCCGCACGCCGAACATGGACGAGTATAAGAGCGCTGTTACGGGCATCGACCTGACCAAGTTCGCGCCGTCCGCCGCGCACTGA
- a CDS encoding DUF1328 domain-containing protein, producing the protein MLKLAIISLVIAAVLALLGFGGAAGAFVGIAKILFFIALAVFVLFLVLGLLAGKGIKDAID; encoded by the coding sequence ATGCTCAAGCTGGCCATCATCTCCCTCGTCATTGCGGCCGTACTGGCCTTGCTCGGCTTCGGCGGCGCCGCTGGCGCCTTCGTCGGCATCGCCAAGATCCTGTTCTTCATCGCCCTCGCCGTATTCGTGCTGTTCCTCGTGCTCGGACTATTGGCTGGCAAGGGCATTAAGGACGCGATAGACTAA